A single genomic interval of Chitinophaga sp. 180180018-3 harbors:
- the hmpA gene encoding NO-inducible flavohemoprotein, producing the protein MTTEQKQLVTATVPALREHGVLLTTHFYNRMFTHNPELKHVFNMGNQQNGKQQTALAMAVLAYAEHIENPAILMPVLDSIGHKHTSLNIRPEHYIIVGKHLLAAISEVLGDAATPELIDAWAAAYQQLAAIMTGHEQNIYANQVSKSAGWTGWKPFIVKQKVKESSEITSFYLYPADGGAVADFLPGQYISLQLFLPELNLLQPRQYSISCAPNDKYYRISVKREAGASHPNGMISNRLHDHIQEGDIVELSAPAGTFTLKENSVRPKVFISGGVGLTPLMAMLEDLAGKRADTPIIWVHGCRNEAVHAFKDRLNKLVDSYSNLNHHIFYDQPEIPAQHTGWVDLSEIKADVLQTDADYYICGPAPFIAKHYGFLVENGVDTAFIHFEEFGPASLQLNN; encoded by the coding sequence ATGACGACGGAACAAAAACAACTCGTAACAGCCACCGTACCAGCGCTCAGAGAGCATGGCGTATTGCTGACTACCCATTTTTACAATCGCATGTTTACCCATAATCCGGAGCTGAAACATGTATTCAACATGGGAAACCAGCAGAATGGCAAGCAACAGACTGCCCTGGCAATGGCCGTACTGGCTTATGCAGAACACATTGAAAATCCGGCAATACTGATGCCGGTATTAGACAGCATCGGACATAAACACACCAGCCTGAATATACGCCCCGAGCATTACATTATTGTGGGGAAGCACCTGCTGGCGGCCATCTCTGAAGTATTGGGCGATGCGGCCACTCCGGAGCTGATAGATGCCTGGGCGGCTGCCTATCAACAGCTGGCGGCCATCATGACTGGCCATGAGCAAAATATTTATGCTAATCAGGTGAGCAAATCTGCCGGATGGACCGGCTGGAAACCATTTATTGTAAAGCAGAAGGTAAAAGAATCCTCGGAGATCACCTCCTTCTACCTATACCCAGCCGATGGTGGCGCCGTGGCAGATTTCCTGCCGGGCCAATATATCAGCCTACAACTGTTTCTTCCTGAACTAAATCTCCTGCAACCCCGCCAGTACAGCATTTCCTGTGCCCCCAACGATAAATATTACCGCATCTCGGTGAAAAGGGAAGCAGGCGCCAGTCACCCCAACGGAATGATCTCTAACCGCCTCCACGATCATATACAGGAAGGAGATATAGTGGAATTATCAGCGCCTGCCGGCACGTTTACACTAAAGGAAAACAGCGTTCGCCCTAAAGTTTTTATCAGTGGCGGCGTAGGACTAACACCACTGATGGCCATGCTCGAAGATCTCGCCGGCAAACGGGCAGATACGCCTATTATCTGGGTGCATGGATGCCGCAATGAAGCTGTACATGCCTTCAAAGACCGTCTGAACAAATTGGTTGATTCCTATTCTAATCTCAACCATCATATTTTCTATGATCAACCGGAAATCCCCGCGCAGCATACCGGCTGGGTAGACCTTTCCGAAATCAAAGCAGATGTGTTACAGACGGATGCAGATTATTATATCTGCGGGCCTGCTCCATTTATTGCCAAACACTATGGGTTCCTGGTGGAAAACGGCGTGGATACAGCGTTTATTCATTTTGAAGAATTCGGACCTGCTTCGCTGCAGTTGAATAACTAG
- the asnA gene encoding aspartate--ammonia ligase, which yields MSSVTQAAAQSSLLAKEKTIAFIKDYFSTQLCKQLSLTRVAAPLFVKSGTGLNDDLNGIERPVAFQLKGVNGGVEIVQSLAKWKRKRLHELEITPGHGIITDMRAIRPDEVISPIHSFFVDQWDWEKRISVSDRNTAYLKETVQAIYAALLATNNRLKEEGIPGLDLPETLHFIHSEELLQQYPDLSPKERENACAKAFGAIFIMGIGAPLSNSQVHDDRAPDYDDWTTTNDDGYTGLNGDLIIWNPALNAALEISSMGIRVDAAALRRQLKEKNCEHRAEMEFHSNILSSTYPLSMGGGIGQSRLCMLLMQQKHIADVQASVWPEA from the coding sequence ATGTCTTCCGTTACACAAGCAGCGGCTCAAAGCAGCCTGCTGGCAAAAGAAAAAACCATTGCCTTCATTAAGGATTATTTTTCCACACAGTTATGTAAACAGCTATCGCTGACAAGAGTAGCAGCTCCTTTGTTTGTTAAATCAGGAACAGGTTTGAATGATGATCTCAATGGAATTGAACGGCCAGTAGCCTTTCAGCTGAAAGGCGTAAATGGCGGTGTTGAAATCGTTCAGTCGCTCGCTAAATGGAAAAGAAAACGTTTACATGAGCTGGAAATAACGCCGGGCCACGGCATTATCACCGATATGCGTGCTATCAGACCTGATGAGGTTATTTCGCCCATCCATAGCTTCTTCGTGGATCAATGGGATTGGGAAAAACGTATATCCGTGTCAGATAGAAACACTGCTTATCTGAAGGAAACAGTTCAGGCTATCTATGCCGCACTCCTGGCTACGAACAACAGGCTGAAGGAAGAAGGAATACCCGGGCTGGATTTACCCGAAACCCTTCACTTCATTCACAGCGAGGAGCTGCTGCAACAATATCCGGATTTGTCGCCCAAAGAGCGGGAAAATGCCTGTGCTAAAGCGTTCGGAGCGATCTTCATCATGGGCATCGGTGCCCCACTCAGCAACAGCCAGGTGCACGACGATCGCGCTCCTGACTACGATGACTGGACCACCACTAACGATGACGGCTACACTGGCCTCAACGGCGACCTCATTATCTGGAACCCGGCGCTCAATGCAGCGCTGGAAATATCTTCCATGGGTATCCGTGTAGATGCCGCTGCACTGCGCAGGCAGCTTAAAGAAAAGAACTGTGAACATCGTGCAGAGATGGAGTTCCATAGCAACATACTATCCAGTACCTATCCACTGTCGATGGGGGGCGGTATTGGCCAGTCGAGGCTTTGCATGCTGCTGATGCAGCAAAAGCACATCGCAGATGTACAGGCGAGTGTATGGCCGGAAGCGTAG
- a CDS encoding type VI immunity family protein — MDQRNWDEFKFRDYKETNHTPPVRYWQEYLQPCLYLTIYFHYTDDELILDFYHRALELLGPVFTFHNGGTTTGEMRIRSKEKALKQLPDFLASKQTFLWRRLANRGDVGIKDDEGGIGDASFECQLRKHPVSPKNLKADAELAAGYRAELIAAGKEQLYKGITVSEMGICMPPGTFTSAAALLDWVKGFRILQSGSFFSAAAGYAMVKWEGYSNTEAKHKVNRLLAEHPGFDFRIPGIVVMLGRRFSLEKNCFVPQLKRINWLNIINDRALALLGGEAAFREQAARYPALTLHQLPDGGYIVQAGDTPGIGDGGKAPAAYYDAAALLQPLLLVPRTEDYLDADGWELHFQKKP, encoded by the coding sequence ATGGACCAACGTAACTGGGATGAATTTAAGTTCAGAGATTATAAAGAGACGAACCACACACCGCCCGTTCGTTATTGGCAGGAATATCTGCAACCCTGTCTGTACCTGACTATTTATTTCCACTATACCGACGATGAGCTGATACTCGACTTTTATCATCGGGCCCTGGAGCTGCTTGGGCCGGTATTCACCTTTCACAATGGTGGCACCACCACCGGTGAAATGCGTATACGAAGTAAGGAGAAAGCGCTGAAACAGTTGCCCGATTTCCTGGCGTCAAAGCAAACGTTCCTGTGGAGAAGACTGGCCAACCGTGGCGACGTGGGAATTAAAGATGATGAAGGGGGTATCGGTGATGCTTCGTTTGAATGCCAGCTCCGTAAGCATCCTGTCTCGCCAAAAAATCTAAAAGCAGATGCAGAACTGGCTGCAGGTTACCGGGCTGAATTAATAGCGGCAGGGAAGGAGCAGCTATACAAGGGTATTACAGTGAGTGAAATGGGTATTTGCATGCCGCCAGGTACTTTTACCAGCGCAGCGGCGCTGCTGGATTGGGTAAAAGGATTCCGCATATTACAAAGCGGCAGTTTTTTTTCCGCAGCTGCAGGTTATGCCATGGTGAAATGGGAAGGTTACAGCAATACAGAGGCGAAACATAAAGTGAATCGACTGCTGGCCGAACATCCCGGATTCGATTTTCGCATCCCAGGTATTGTTGTAATGCTGGGAAGGCGTTTTTCGCTGGAGAAAAACTGTTTTGTTCCTCAACTCAAACGAATTAACTGGCTGAATATCATCAATGACCGGGCGCTGGCATTGCTTGGCGGCGAAGCTGCTTTCAGAGAACAGGCTGCCCGTTATCCCGCGCTTACGCTGCATCAGCTGCCTGATGGCGGATATATTGTTCAGGCCGGAGATACGCCCGGTATCGGCGATGGCGGCAAGGCGCCTGCAGCCTACTATGATGCTGCGGCATTATTACAGCCCCTGTTGCTGGTTCCGAGAACAGAGGATTATTTAGACGCTGATGGCTGGGAATTGCATTTTCAAAAGAAGCCATAA
- a CDS encoding metalloregulator ArsR/SmtB family transcription factor: MGATKTDLFTKQQNEIAAMAKALAHPARIAILQYLVKKNACVCGDLVEELGLAQATTSQHLKELKTAGIIQGSIEGVSVCYCINPKVWKQYKELFNTFFKDVDPRNNCC; the protein is encoded by the coding sequence ATGGGCGCTACCAAAACAGATTTATTTACCAAACAGCAGAATGAAATCGCCGCTATGGCCAAGGCGTTGGCGCATCCAGCCCGTATTGCCATCCTGCAATACCTGGTTAAAAAAAATGCCTGTGTTTGCGGGGATCTGGTGGAAGAATTAGGTCTGGCTCAGGCCACTACTTCCCAACATCTGAAAGAGCTGAAAACTGCCGGAATCATACAAGGCTCCATTGAAGGTGTCAGCGTATGTTACTGCATTAATCCTAAAGTATGGAAGCAGTATAAAGAGCTTTTTAACACATTTTTTAAAGACGTTGATCCGCGGAATAATTGCTGCTGA
- a CDS encoding TonB-dependent receptor, whose protein sequence is MSIFENIKLQTGYAFVYQDDLLKKAVPVTINEVNKPLEEVLLQVFKSQPLIYEIKYKTIIIKGKPGPGADVRQGQSFVATGTVYNNIGEPLVGAAVMLKGTQISTITNNAGKFSIKVPDVGGTLVIGYTTYISQEISVLNSTRFPMDVILQLNAKSIEEVVVVGYGTQKRKYLTGSIASIGPRELRQSPVANISNALAGRLPGLITVQNSGEPGADGSNLYIRGLSTTGNNSPIILVDGIQRSFGDIDPNEVADISILKDAGSTAIYGINGANGVILVTTKRGTTSKPRINVTMQNGWQSPTRLPKYADSYDGLSMYREGLMNDGLPVPIQYTDSVLKYYRDRSKPAYQYVYPNVNWMDAMLKPYSLMQQGNINVTGGNEFAKYFVSMGYLRQNGLYRYEDQIQGYNMQAITNKYNFRSNIDLQISKDLSMELGLGAIVRDRNYPGANAGDIFGAIKATPAWWYPITNPDGSPAAFNTVPASPYVQLTQSGYQRNFETNLQSTAGFKWDMRYFLKGLSSRVRLSFDNTNYRNVKRGLSKRTFLYKLLPGVIADTVTDLARSGTYQVIDNGDGTLGYDVNANGNRRTTLETYLNYDNTFGRHTVQAMVLYTQSSFFDGVGGGISNAIPGLPYKNQGVVGRVMYNYDSRYTIQFSGAYNGAENFPAGKRFGFFPAISAGWDIAKERFITSSPGLSFIDQIKIRGSYGVTGTYALPSGRFSYLSQWNPNDNNAGYQFGVNRDGTSYNGAYEQRLPNPNLTWEKGYKTDVGLDLALWKGGLNLTVEYFKEKRKDILINSELVPASVGLLNQPALNAAIVNKHGIDLSVEHRQEFRKQGYAVRVNYSYATNRIAYYAQPDYKGREWQARAGTEVGSIYGYTAIGFFKNNDDIAKSPSQSVFGTVQPGDIKYKDLNGDGIINSLDAGYLPGKRSQPTSILGVSLTYHYAGFDISVLFQGAYGGSLLVNGSGIFPFSRFAGVLAEVKDNHWVASNPDGNYKYPRLSSQDNTNNQQNSTFWIYSSNYLRLKTVEIGYNIPRYWLNHIGFSNARVFVNGINLITWDKLKIFDPEISDGGTGSYGGTGTYPQQRVINAGLTFSF, encoded by the coding sequence TTGAGCATATTTGAAAACATTAAATTGCAAACCGGCTATGCTTTTGTATACCAGGATGACCTGCTAAAAAAAGCGGTACCTGTAACTATTAACGAAGTAAATAAGCCACTGGAAGAAGTGCTGTTGCAGGTCTTCAAAAGCCAGCCGCTTATTTATGAGATAAAGTACAAGACAATTATTATTAAAGGCAAACCGGGGCCCGGTGCTGATGTAAGACAGGGACAAAGTTTTGTGGCCACCGGCACCGTTTATAATAATATCGGGGAACCCCTGGTGGGGGCTGCGGTAATGCTTAAAGGAACGCAGATATCCACTATCACCAACAACGCAGGCAAATTTTCTATCAAGGTGCCTGATGTAGGAGGAACGCTCGTTATAGGTTATACCACTTATATTTCTCAGGAGATCAGTGTACTCAACAGTACCCGCTTTCCCATGGATGTTATTTTGCAGCTGAATGCAAAGAGCATAGAAGAAGTAGTGGTGGTGGGATATGGTACACAGAAACGAAAATACCTGACAGGTTCTATTGCTTCTATTGGACCGAGGGAACTGAGGCAGAGTCCTGTTGCCAATATCAGCAATGCGCTGGCAGGCAGACTGCCGGGGCTGATTACGGTACAAAACAGCGGAGAGCCCGGCGCCGACGGATCCAATCTCTACATCAGAGGATTAAGTACCACAGGGAACAACAGCCCGATTATCCTGGTAGATGGTATTCAACGTTCCTTCGGCGATATTGATCCAAACGAGGTGGCAGATATCAGTATCCTGAAAGATGCTGGTTCAACAGCCATTTATGGTATCAACGGAGCAAACGGTGTAATACTGGTTACTACCAAAAGAGGAACTACCTCCAAGCCGCGTATAAATGTGACCATGCAAAACGGATGGCAGAGCCCAACGAGATTGCCGAAGTACGCCGACTCCTACGACGGGCTCTCCATGTACAGGGAAGGCCTGATGAATGACGGCCTGCCGGTGCCTATACAGTATACCGATTCTGTATTGAAGTATTATCGCGACAGGAGCAAACCGGCTTATCAGTATGTCTACCCGAATGTTAACTGGATGGACGCTATGCTGAAACCTTATTCGCTGATGCAACAGGGAAACATCAACGTTACCGGGGGGAATGAGTTTGCCAAATACTTCGTATCAATGGGGTATTTAAGACAAAACGGACTGTACAGGTATGAAGATCAGATTCAGGGCTATAATATGCAGGCCATTACCAACAAGTATAATTTCAGGTCCAACATCGATCTCCAGATTTCCAAAGATCTCAGTATGGAATTAGGGCTGGGAGCTATTGTACGGGACCGGAATTATCCGGGTGCAAATGCCGGTGATATATTTGGCGCTATCAAAGCAACACCTGCCTGGTGGTACCCGATCACGAATCCTGATGGCAGCCCTGCAGCATTTAATACTGTGCCGGCCTCTCCATATGTACAGTTAACCCAATCCGGCTATCAACGAAACTTCGAAACTAACTTACAGTCGACCGCAGGCTTTAAATGGGATATGCGCTATTTCCTCAAAGGATTAAGCTCCAGAGTAAGGCTCTCCTTTGATAATACTAACTACCGGAATGTGAAACGCGGTCTTTCTAAACGTACTTTTCTTTACAAGTTACTTCCCGGTGTAATAGCGGATACAGTTACCGACCTGGCGCGAAGTGGTACCTACCAGGTTATTGATAACGGGGATGGCACCCTGGGCTATGATGTTAATGCTAACGGTAACAGGCGTACGACTTTGGAAACATACCTTAATTATGATAATACTTTCGGACGGCATACGGTACAAGCCATGGTGCTCTATACGCAGTCATCATTCTTTGATGGAGTAGGAGGAGGGATATCAAATGCCATTCCCGGGCTTCCATATAAAAATCAGGGTGTAGTAGGAAGAGTGATGTATAACTATGATAGCCGCTACACCATACAGTTTTCCGGCGCTTACAATGGTGCTGAAAACTTTCCTGCGGGTAAACGCTTTGGCTTTTTCCCCGCTATTTCCGCAGGCTGGGATATAGCGAAGGAAAGATTTATTACATCCAGCCCAGGGTTGTCATTTATTGATCAGATAAAGATAAGAGGTTCCTATGGCGTGACGGGTACCTACGCTTTGCCGTCCGGAAGATTTTCCTACCTGAGCCAGTGGAATCCGAATGATAATAATGCAGGCTATCAATTTGGTGTGAACAGGGATGGTACAAGCTATAATGGTGCTTATGAACAGCGTCTGCCCAACCCCAATCTGACCTGGGAGAAAGGGTATAAGACGGATGTAGGGCTGGACCTTGCCTTGTGGAAGGGGGGATTGAACCTGACGGTGGAATATTTCAAGGAAAAACGTAAGGACATTCTTATTAACTCTGAACTGGTGCCTGCATCAGTGGGGCTCCTGAATCAACCTGCTTTGAATGCTGCTATTGTCAATAAGCATGGAATAGATTTGTCTGTTGAACACCGGCAGGAATTCAGGAAGCAGGGTTACGCCGTTCGTGTGAATTACTCATATGCAACTAACAGGATTGCCTACTATGCGCAACCGGATTATAAAGGCCGGGAATGGCAGGCAAGGGCCGGTACCGAAGTTGGATCTATATATGGCTATACTGCCATCGGCTTCTTCAAAAACAATGATGATATTGCTAAAAGCCCGTCACAATCGGTGTTTGGAACAGTACAACCGGGCGATATCAAATACAAGGATCTCAATGGAGATGGTATCATCAACTCCCTTGATGCGGGTTACCTGCCAGGAAAGCGCAGTCAACCTACTTCTATTTTGGGGGTAAGTCTTACTTACCACTACGCCGGCTTTGATATCAGCGTCTTATTCCAGGGTGCTTACGGTGGATCTCTATTGGTTAACGGATCAGGTATTTTTCCTTTTTCAAGATTTGCAGGTGTGCTGGCGGAAGTTAAAGATAACCACTGGGTAGCTTCCAATCCTGACGGAAACTATAAATATCCGCGCTTGTCTTCACAGGATAATACTAATAACCAGCAGAATTCCACATTCTGGATTTACTCCAGTAATTATCTCCGCCTGAAAACAGTGGAAATAGGATACAATATCCCCCGATACTGGCTGAATCATATAGGATTCAGCAATGCAAGGGTTTTTGTTAATGGTATTAATCTCATTACCTGGGATAAATTGAAAATTTTTGATCCTGAAATATCCGATGGGGGTACAGGTAGTTATGGTGGTACAGGTACTTATCCCCAGCAGCGGGTAATCAATGCAGGTCTGACTTTTTCATTTTGA
- a CDS encoding RagB/SusD family nutrient uptake outer membrane protein, with protein sequence MMRKLLFHGLLLFCITVISCKKYLDVVPKEVVTEKDIYDNINTAERAWANMYTSLNTSSTNIYTNTTLAACTDECKNHWENVPELKFNSGAWGPTDNSLDNWGNAWQFIRRANIFLKNIDKTPIPQDRADYYSTRIPQYKAEVRFLRAKLYFELLRAYGPVPLLGDDVTDVSAKVPDELNIRKPVDDVVNYIVTELDQVAPTLPVDYTDNPGETGRITRGAAMALKAITWLYAASPLLNGNTMYAGIKNTDGTQLFPQAYNKEKWKKAADAAKAVLDMNVYTLNNPNPTNPIDNYARLFFSREYKETILPLLLGSTRDLDQVVQPNGQDAQSAGGYGKFSVLQEMVDAYEMKNGLPITDPNSGYVKDGFWDGPLWDGKAFRQAKSVSNMYKNRDPRFYASINFQYALWDSANHRRPLKYAYFGNNGGASDGWPKSGTNCETGYNMRKWCDPGVNLRGAGNGNRNFPIIRLAEIYLIYAEAMNEYLDAPSQDVYDAINKVRARVSMPALPVNGTDDNTRAGMRKRIQNEWRVEFAFEGKRFWNVRRWLIARSVDNGSVHGMNARPTTAELQATGLDPNSEAAGVAVFYSLTTIQTRVFLDRHYLMPIPQSEIDKGGGKLVQNLGW encoded by the coding sequence ATGATGCGCAAATTATTATTCCACGGACTACTGCTGTTTTGCATAACAGTAATATCCTGTAAGAAATATCTGGATGTTGTACCCAAGGAGGTAGTTACTGAGAAAGATATTTACGACAATATTAACACGGCGGAACGGGCCTGGGCCAATATGTATACGTCATTAAATACAAGTTCCACAAATATTTATACCAACACTACCCTTGCTGCGTGTACGGACGAATGCAAGAACCACTGGGAAAACGTTCCTGAACTGAAGTTTAATTCCGGAGCATGGGGGCCAACAGATAACTCCCTCGATAATTGGGGAAATGCCTGGCAGTTTATCAGGAGGGCTAATATTTTTCTGAAGAATATCGATAAAACTCCTATCCCGCAAGACAGGGCAGATTATTATAGTACCCGGATTCCCCAGTATAAGGCGGAAGTACGTTTTCTCAGAGCCAAATTATATTTTGAGCTGCTCCGTGCCTATGGCCCGGTTCCTTTGCTGGGAGATGATGTTACAGATGTAAGTGCGAAAGTACCTGATGAACTGAACATCAGGAAGCCGGTTGATGATGTTGTAAATTATATAGTAACGGAACTGGACCAGGTAGCACCCACTTTGCCCGTTGACTACACCGATAATCCCGGGGAAACAGGGCGTATTACCCGCGGTGCGGCCATGGCATTAAAGGCTATTACATGGCTATATGCAGCCAGCCCTTTGTTGAATGGCAATACCATGTATGCGGGCATAAAAAATACGGATGGAACACAGCTTTTTCCGCAAGCCTACAACAAAGAAAAATGGAAGAAGGCCGCCGACGCAGCAAAAGCGGTGCTGGATATGAACGTATATACGTTAAATAACCCCAATCCAACGAATCCTATCGACAACTACGCCCGTCTGTTCTTCTCACGGGAGTATAAAGAGACCATTTTGCCCTTGTTACTGGGCTCTACCAGGGATCTGGATCAGGTTGTTCAGCCGAACGGACAGGATGCCCAGTCTGCCGGAGGATATGGTAAATTCAGCGTGTTGCAGGAAATGGTGGATGCGTATGAAATGAAAAACGGATTACCCATTACAGATCCTAATTCCGGCTATGTCAAAGACGGCTTCTGGGATGGCCCGCTATGGGATGGAAAAGCTTTCAGGCAGGCAAAGAGCGTTTCCAATATGTATAAAAACAGGGATCCGCGGTTTTATGCCAGTATCAATTTTCAGTATGCTCTGTGGGATTCTGCCAACCACAGACGGCCGTTAAAATATGCATATTTTGGAAACAATGGAGGCGCTTCCGATGGCTGGCCCAAATCAGGAACCAATTGCGAAACCGGCTATAACATGAGGAAATGGTGTGATCCGGGTGTAAACCTCCGGGGAGCAGGGAACGGTAACAGGAATTTTCCAATCATCCGGCTGGCTGAAATTTATCTTATTTATGCCGAAGCCATGAATGAATACCTGGATGCTCCCAGCCAGGACGTGTATGATGCCATCAATAAGGTAAGAGCCCGTGTATCCATGCCCGCATTGCCAGTGAACGGCACAGACGATAACACCAGGGCCGGAATGCGGAAGCGGATTCAAAATGAGTGGCGCGTGGAATTTGCCTTTGAAGGAAAACGCTTCTGGAATGTGCGCCGCTGGCTGATTGCCAGGAGTGTGGACAATGGAAGTGTACATGGTATGAATGCCCGCCCGACTACAGCTGAGCTACAGGCTACCGGACTTGATCCTAACAGCGAGGCAGCAGGCGTTGCCGTATTTTACAGCCTCACTACTATACAAACCCGTGTATTCCTGGACCGGCATTATCTCATGCCAATTCCCCAGTCAGAAATAGATAAAGGAGGAGGGAAGCTGGTGCAGAATTTAGGGTGGTAG
- a CDS encoding FecR domain-containing protein has protein sequence MDLPIHIIEKYLRGEANEQETRLVNDWFYSFDEEQDMPDEALVALRRQIGDRIHSRLDKSIALSIRQEQKAKRIRILRVAAAAAVILGIGIYGWVQRNNADKPLLAAKTVTKPVAVGNNRATLILADGKKIELDSTANGPIDNKNGMEVIKSEDGKVAYVSTGHQTGSAAVTYNTIVTPKSGQYSVTLSDGTKVWLNAASSLRYPVAFNGDRREVELSGEGYFEVATALSEQGSKIPFIVSIRNAGTPDDMKVRVLGTKFNVMAYNDEATIETVLLEGRVETVYSDKNASLLPGLQSTLEKTTTRFKVSKADIQRALAWKNGEFRFNRMDIKGIMRQITRWYDVSVEYRGNMDNIYLSGVFSRKNEISQMLYILEATGTAHYQLEGNKIIVSTK, from the coding sequence ATGGACTTACCAATTCACATCATAGAAAAGTATTTGCGTGGAGAAGCTAACGAGCAGGAAACCCGGCTGGTAAATGACTGGTTCTATTCGTTCGATGAAGAACAGGATATGCCTGATGAAGCACTGGTAGCATTAAGAAGACAGATAGGAGATAGAATACACAGCCGCCTGGATAAGAGCATCGCCTTATCCATCAGGCAGGAGCAAAAAGCTAAACGTATCAGGATACTGAGAGTTGCCGCGGCTGCCGCCGTTATACTGGGCATTGGGATATATGGATGGGTCCAGAGAAACAACGCTGATAAACCGCTACTTGCTGCTAAAACCGTAACAAAGCCGGTAGCAGTTGGAAATAACAGGGCCACGCTCATTCTGGCGGATGGAAAAAAAATTGAGCTGGATAGTACCGCTAATGGCCCCATTGATAACAAGAATGGGATGGAAGTGATAAAATCGGAAGATGGAAAAGTGGCCTATGTTTCTACCGGTCACCAGACCGGATCAGCAGCTGTTACTTATAATACCATTGTTACTCCTAAGAGCGGACAATACAGCGTTACCCTGTCGGACGGAACAAAGGTATGGCTAAATGCAGCCTCATCGCTCCGTTATCCGGTGGCGTTTAACGGGGACCGCAGGGAAGTGGAACTTTCGGGTGAAGGATATTTCGAAGTGGCTACGGCTTTGTCTGAACAAGGCAGTAAAATCCCGTTTATTGTTTCCATCCGTAATGCAGGCACGCCTGATGATATGAAGGTAAGAGTGCTTGGTACCAAATTCAATGTGATGGCGTATAACGACGAGGCTACTATAGAAACTGTTTTACTGGAAGGACGGGTGGAAACTGTTTATTCAGATAAGAATGCTTCGTTGTTGCCGGGCCTGCAGTCGACCTTAGAGAAAACAACTACCCGGTTTAAAGTATCCAAAGCCGATATACAGCGTGCACTTGCCTGGAAGAACGGAGAGTTCCGGTTCAATCGGATGGACATCAAAGGCATTATGCGGCAAATTACCCGTTGGTATGATGTATCGGTGGAGTACAGGGGGAATATGGATAATATCTACCTGTCGGGAGTCTTTTCCAGGAAAAATGAGATCAGTCAAATGCTGTACATCCTGGAAGCCACTGGTACAGCGCATTATCAACTGGAAGGAAATAAAATTATTGTGTCAACCAAATAA
- a CDS encoding arsenate reductase ArsC has translation MKKILVLCTGNSCRSQIAEGYLRHFAGDKATIYSAGVETHGVNPRAIATMAEDGIDISAHTSNNVTEYEDIPFDYVITVCDNAKERCPFFPATAQKFHENFPDPAKATGTEEEVMQQFRTVRQLIKDYARSFVAANL, from the coding sequence ATGAAAAAAATACTGGTCCTTTGCACTGGCAACAGCTGCCGCAGCCAGATAGCAGAAGGTTATTTAAGACACTTTGCAGGAGATAAAGCAACCATTTACAGCGCCGGTGTTGAAACTCACGGCGTAAATCCGCGGGCAATAGCTACGATGGCGGAAGATGGTATTGATATATCAGCACATACCTCTAATAATGTTACGGAGTACGAGGATATACCGTTTGATTATGTCATCACAGTTTGCGATAACGCAAAGGAGAGATGCCCTTTTTTCCCTGCCACCGCACAGAAATTCCATGAAAATTTTCCCGACCCTGCTAAGGCAACAGGAACAGAGGAAGAAGTCATGCAACAATTCCGCACAGTCAGGCAGCTGATTAAAGACTATGCAAGATCCTTTGTAGCAGCAAATCTGTAG
- a CDS encoding HopJ type III effector protein: MKEQLATLIGKLKDNTITFKEVIAFIESKYHHQPTAFKNGDAYNEATQNQGSAKVFSFAQLNNLSKEDTLYLFAEHYQSVLHHPDGEDHQNIRQFMTHGWPGVVFEGTALQAK, from the coding sequence ATGAAAGAGCAATTAGCAACGCTGATCGGAAAATTAAAAGACAACACCATTACTTTTAAAGAAGTCATTGCATTCATCGAAAGTAAATATCATCACCAGCCTACCGCCTTTAAAAACGGTGACGCATATAATGAAGCCACGCAAAACCAGGGCAGTGCTAAAGTTTTTTCTTTCGCTCAGCTGAATAACCTGTCAAAGGAAGATACCCTTTACTTATTCGCTGAACATTACCAGTCGGTGTTACATCATCCCGACGGAGAAGACCATCAGAATATCAGGCAATTCATGACTCACGGATGGCCAGGGGTTGTTTTTGAAGGAACGGCGTTACAGGCGAAATAG